The Plasmodium vinckei vinckei genome assembly, chromosome: PVVCY_14 genome window below encodes:
- a CDS encoding bromodomain protein 2, putative — protein sequence MKESNNEEASALITENEKGEHNENCVGINNGDMMDNSSGNISDANIKEFNSKNSNVNNNYLNNEDNDNNNQCNNNLLNTMSDEFTINNKELYNSNSDIYLDYKNQKVTNVSLNDESFLKNVDNMRTFERGIVYLSEEEYIYMSNKIKLLGFRFIEIPCAKPKTEKRNTFSAISKRHLNEIKNLHCSLSNSIYDAGKRKSKKSYDKFYSKDEFSSSTATKENVNDIHKYNDNNNNSTVSSIDHVIGGKSNANLGGKKKFPSNSLSNVNVKSSDNINYGHNNRSHSMLKKGETWDGDRNNNNKLNNSSNVSNSNKGKGKLSKCTTLGSGKRQMSSSFTGGKESLKKKAKHNNYYEDNNTIDEYEEHRRTYRKRIYKCQNAWKNNCFKIIHKLKKKEMSCWFLKPVNPELDGIPNYYNIIKNPMDFETIENKLLNDKYISPFQWQQDVRQIFYNAFTYHKVKNCVWNDAYKLAKEFDRLLNEENKMKNIHMEYTRSTNSVLFDMKKYNEILINKNNNYDSDSSTYSSDYSSDDGDASSDYVTSNNNKKASIHNKMNRNNYKKRGSTAIGGMNNSSLSINHLSSGSQMYSSHNKKGLSADLADHKMYKSSRMGSNDMDSMKNIRDGKFMGNKKDKLLGKYDNNNLNSNNSNTSCYNNSNSIDFEPPSMGTIPEPPGIQKIGVNDKGLNNYQVNLLFKNMRRLAPNQRRAALEIIQDDLGILAENHMFDRFFTFDTELLSIEKQKRIFLYINHMGRINLEQFKASRISSEHMPNCNNNISRGKMMMQMKNGNNKNYMNSNNNGGHYDKRRGNRYISSSSNSSDTSSSNSSDSSTFSTSSDDSESDSESDMDFDSYDNKKKKLKGQFSNDKKKEVTNKFFDNKRKSLPQYKPVDEKKKSLEIREDVMGTHADFLGSMDTPKNQKKNIKKNHKNSGTAWPEWKGQVIQQAILTQRQTNVPINKKELIAEGYDAKI from the coding sequence atgaaagaatCAAATAATGAGGAAGCAAGTGCTTTAATAactgaaaatgaaaaaggtGAGCATAATGAGAATTGTGTGGGGATAAACAATGGTGATATGATGGATAACAGTAGTGGTAATATAAGTGatgcaaatataaaagagtTTAACtctaaaaatagtaatgttaataataattatttaaataacgaagataatgataataataatcaatgtaataataatttattaaatacaaTGAGTGATGAATTtactattaataataaagaattatataatagtaacagtgatatatatttagattataaaaatcaaaaagtGACAAATGTGAGTTTAAATGAtgaatcatttttaaaaaatgtagataATATGCGAACCTTTGAAAGAGGTATAGTATATTTATCGGAAGAAgagtatatatacatgtcaaataaaatcaaattATTAGGATTTCGATTTATTGAAATTCCTTGTGCAAAACCAAAAacagaaaaaagaaatacatTTAGTGCTATATCAAAAAGGcatttaaatgaaataaaaaatttacactGCTCATTATCAAATAGTATATATGATGCAGGTAAAAGAAAGtcaaaaaaatcatatgataaattttattcaaaaGATGAATTTAGTAGTAGTACAGCTACTAAAGAAAATGTAAACGATATAcacaaatataatgataataataataacagcACCGTTAGTAGTATCGATCATGTTATTGGCGGTAAATCAAATGCTAATTTGggtggaaaaaaaaaatttccaAGTAATAGCTTATCAAATGTTAATGTAAAATCGagtgataatataaactaTGGCCACAATAATAGGAGTCATAGTATGCTAAAAAAAGGTGAAACATGGGATGGTGATAGaaacaataataacaaattaaataacaGTAGTAATGTTAGCAATTCTAATAAAGGAAAGGGAAAGCTTTCTAAATGCACTACCCTTGGTAGTGGTAAGAGGCAAATGAGCTCTTCTTTCACAGGAGGAAAAGAATCACTAAAAAAGAAAGcaaaacataataattattatgaagATAACAATACTATAGATGAATATGAAGAACATCGAAGAACATATAGGAAAagaatttataaatgtCAAAATGCttggaaaaataattgttttaaaataatacataaattaaaaaaaaaagaaatgagTTGCTGGTTTTTAAAACCAGTAAATCCAGAATTAGATGGAATACCAaactattataatattataaaaaatccaATGGATTTTGAAAcaatagaaaataaattattgaatgataaatatattagccCTTTTCAATGGCAACAAGATGTTAgacaaattttttataatgcaTTTACATATCACAAAGTTAAAAATTGTGTGTGGAATGATGCTTATAAATTAGCAAAAGAATTTGATCGATTACTTAacgaagaaaataaaatgaaaaatatacatatggaATATACTAGAAGCACAAACTCAGTACTATTtgatatgaaaaaatataatgaaattttaattaataaaaataataattatgatagTGATAGTAGTACTTATAGTAGTGACTATAGTAGTGATGATGGAGATGCAAGCTCAGATTATGTAacaagtaataataataaaaaagctagcattcataataaaatgaatcgaaataattataaaaaaagaggaaGTACAGCAATAGGTGGAATGAATAATAGTAGTTTATCTATAAATCATTTATCATCAGGTAGCCAAATGTACTCATCTCACAATAAAAAGGGATTATCAGCAGATCTAGCAGAtcataaaatgtataaatcaAGTAGAATGGGATCAAATGATATGGATTCgatgaaaaatattcgTGATGGTAAATTTAtgggaaataaaaaagataaattgCTCGGTAAATAtgacaataataatttaaatagtaataatagcaATACGAGTTGTTACAATAATAGCAATTCTATTGATTTTGAACCCCCAAGTATGGGAACAATACCTGAGCCCCCAggtattcaaaaaattggAGTTAATGACAAAGggttaaataattatcaaGTTAATcttctttttaaaaacatgaGAAGATTAGCACCTAACCAAAGAAGAGCAGCATTAGAAATTATACAAGATGATTTAGGAATATTAGCAGAAAATCATATGTTTGATagattttttacatttgaTACAGAGTTATTATCTattgaaaaacaaaaaagaatatttttgtatataaatcatATGGGAAGAATTAATTTGGAGCAATTTAAAGCTTCACGAATTTCTTCTGAACATATGCCtaattgtaataataatatatctagaggaaaaatgatgatgcaaatgaaaaatggtaataataaaaattatatgaacagtaataataatggtgGGCATTATGATAAAAGAAGAGgaaatagatatatatcatCATCTTCTAATTCATCTGACACATCGTCATCTAATTCATCAGATTCGTCTACGTTTTCAACGTCAAGCGATGATAGTGAATCCGATAGCGAGTCAGATATGGATTTTGATtcatatgataataaaaaaaaaaaattaaaagggcaattttcaaatgataaaaaaaaagaagtcacaaataaattttttgataacAAACGAAAATCATTGCCACAATACAAACCTgttgatgaaaaaaaaaaaagtttagaAATTCGAGAAGATGTAATGGGAACACATGCTGATTTTTTAGGATCAATGGATACCccaaaaaatcaaaaaaaaaatataaaaaaaaatcataaaaacTCAGGCACTGCTTGGCCCGAATGGAAAGGTCAAGTCATTCAACAGGCTATTCTCACACAACGACAAACGAATGTTCCCATAAATAAGAAGGAATTAATAGCTGAAGGTTATGATGCAAAAATTTAG